One part of the Eptesicus fuscus isolate TK198812 chromosome 20, DD_ASM_mEF_20220401, whole genome shotgun sequence genome encodes these proteins:
- the TMEM100 gene encoding transmembrane protein 100, with protein MTEEPVKEILGTPKSPKPGTTEKSPKSEVVVTTAPVVSEIQLMAATGGAELSCYRCLIPFAVVILITGTVVTAVAYSFNSHGSIISILGLILLSSGLFLLASSALCWKLRQRHKKGKRRESQTALMANRRSLFA; from the coding sequence ATGACCGAAGAGCCTGTCAAGGAGATCCTGGGAACCCCCAAGTCTCCCAAGCCAGGGACGACGGAGAAGAGCCCCAAGAGTGAAGTCGTGGTCACCACGGCCCCTGTGGTCAGTGAGATTCAGCTGATGGCCGCCACCGGGGGTGCTGAGCTCTCCTGCTACCGCTGCCTCATCCCCTTCGCCGTGGTGATCCTCATCACCGGGACAGTGGTCACTGCCGTGGCTTACAGCTTCAATTCCCACGGCTCCATCATCTCCATCTTGGGCCTGATCCTTCTCTCCTCGGGACTCTTTTTGTTGGCCTCCAGCGCCTTGTGCTGGAAGCTGAGACAGAGGCACAAGAAAGGCAAGAGACGCGAGAGTCAGACAGCTCTCATGGCAAACCGGAGAAGCTTGTTTGCTTAG